The following proteins come from a genomic window of Proteiniphilum propionicum:
- a CDS encoding phosphate signaling complex PhoU family protein: MNSGNENSNDSKVTGIKDRYLEQLHSDFQLISEIVLTQLKLASDLVNDKYNEEILIELKRNEKIINSLDVTIKEKVINAIMLFTPRASDLRRLMSYHDMTISMERVGDLIENITNSLQEMDFSLPGFDKYKKPIYKMFFHTDKMLKSALFAFSGVSNEMAYDTIQMDDKVDRMERKIDRKLAEDFHNEVHSTQSLVNIMSLNSISYFLERIGDKAVDIAESAVYLIEGRDIRHVNVSKKPAEEGEKVK; the protein is encoded by the coding sequence ATGAACAGCGGAAACGAAAATAGCAATGACTCAAAAGTAACGGGAATCAAAGATCGCTATCTTGAACAACTGCATAGCGATTTTCAGTTGATCTCAGAAATTGTACTTACACAGTTGAAATTAGCTTCAGATCTGGTGAACGACAAATATAACGAAGAGATCCTCATAGAGTTGAAGCGAAATGAGAAGATAATCAACTCGCTTGATGTAACCATTAAAGAGAAGGTGATAAATGCTATCATGCTTTTTACCCCCAGGGCATCCGATCTGCGAAGGTTGATGTCATATCACGATATGACAATCTCAATGGAGCGCGTGGGCGACCTCATAGAGAATATTACCAACTCTCTGCAAGAGATGGATTTCTCTCTTCCCGGTTTCGACAAATACAAGAAACCCATCTATAAGATGTTTTTCCATACAGACAAGATGCTGAAAAGTGCTCTCTTTGCCTTTTCAGGCGTGAGCAACGAGATGGCTTACGATACAATACAGATGGACGACAAAGTAGACAGGATGGAACGTAAAATTGACAGGAAGCTGGCGGAAGACTTCCACAACGAAGTGCATAGTACACAGTCGCTGGTTAATATAATGAGCCTTAACAGCATCTCCTATTTTCTGGAGAGAATTGGAGATAAAGCAGTTGATATAGCCGAATCGGCAGTATATCTCATAGAGGGAAGGGATATCCGCCACGTGAATGTAAGCAAAAAACCTGCTGAAGAGGGAGAGAAAGTGAAGTAG
- the pstB gene encoding phosphate ABC transporter ATP-binding protein PstB, which translates to MESIKITNGKGPILQLKEVSVSYTPGKYAVNKVTTDIYPNTITAIMGPSGCGKSTLLRAINRMHDLYAHIKTTGEIILKGKNVLETDPMEVRRMAGMVFQQPNPFPTMSIYDNVLAGYRLNGIRLNRGDKDEIVAKSLMSVGLWNEVKDVMTKRGSFLSGGQQQRLCIARTLALNPEVLLMDEPTSALDPISTNRIEELLLQLKNDFTIVIVTHNMSQAARISDNSMFMYLGEMVEHGNTTQMFTKPKNRRTEEYLTGVFG; encoded by the coding sequence ATGGAAAGTATAAAAATAACGAACGGAAAAGGTCCGATCCTTCAATTGAAAGAGGTATCGGTCTCCTACACACCGGGAAAGTATGCTGTGAACAAGGTTACTACCGATATTTACCCCAATACCATTACTGCCATTATGGGACCTTCGGGATGTGGGAAAAGTACGCTCTTGCGTGCCATTAACCGGATGCACGACCTCTATGCACATATCAAAACCACAGGAGAGATAATCCTTAAAGGAAAGAATGTGCTTGAGACAGACCCTATGGAGGTGCGCCGTATGGCCGGAATGGTTTTTCAGCAGCCCAACCCTTTCCCCACAATGAGTATATATGACAATGTTCTTGCCGGATACAGACTAAACGGTATCCGTTTAAACCGGGGAGATAAAGATGAGATTGTAGCAAAAAGCCTAATGAGCGTGGGGTTGTGGAACGAGGTGAAAGATGTAATGACAAAGAGGGGGTCGTTCCTTTCGGGAGGGCAGCAGCAGCGCTTATGTATTGCACGTACGCTTGCTCTTAACCCCGAGGTGTTGCTGATGGATGAGCCTACATCGGCTCTCGATCCTATCTCGACAAACAGGATTGAGGAGCTGTTGTTGCAATTAAAAAATGATTTTACCATTGTCATTGTTACACACAATATGTCGCAGGCTGCACGTATTTCAGACAACTCAATGTTTATGTACCTTGGTGAGATGGTGGAACATGGCAATACCACCCAGATGTTTACCAAGCCGAAAAATAGGCGCACCGAAGAGTATCTGACAGGCGTTTTTGGTTAA
- the pstA gene encoding phosphate ABC transporter permease PstA — translation MNQNQIVLPRARKGKNKLVFWMVCFFAFLTMVPLFLIIWDVVSKGYENFNLRLFTEVTPSSMDALMARMNNDPIPGGILNGITGTLLIVGLAILISVPIGLFIGIYLADNRDRHFAKVISYLTDLLQGMPSIVIGIIAYSWVVKPLSSYSALAGSVALTIMMLPMIVRSTEETLKMLPAAYKEAGLALGSSYTNVVFKILLPSGFGGIFTGILLAISRVTGETAPLMLTALGASVVNWDVLEPTSAIPLLIWDFYNDPNLIGLIWSTSLLLLIVIFLLNWIAKIVASKWKV, via the coding sequence ATGAATCAAAATCAGATAGTGTTGCCCCGGGCACGTAAAGGAAAAAACAAACTGGTTTTTTGGATGGTCTGTTTCTTTGCTTTTCTCACTATGGTGCCGCTTTTCCTGATTATATGGGATGTAGTTTCAAAAGGATATGAAAATTTTAATCTGCGTCTTTTTACAGAGGTAACGCCTTCATCGATGGACGCGCTTATGGCAAGAATGAATAATGATCCCATTCCGGGTGGTATATTGAATGGTATAACCGGTACGTTGCTTATCGTGGGACTTGCCATTCTTATTTCTGTTCCCATAGGGTTGTTTATTGGTATTTATCTGGCTGATAATCGTGACAGGCATTTTGCTAAAGTGATAAGCTATCTTACTGACCTGTTGCAGGGCATGCCATCCATTGTTATCGGTATTATTGCATATTCTTGGGTGGTAAAACCGCTGAGCAGCTACTCTGCACTGGCTGGTAGTGTGGCCCTTACAATCATGATGCTGCCAATGATAGTCCGTTCAACCGAAGAGACGCTAAAAATGCTTCCGGCGGCATATAAGGAAGCCGGGCTTGCCCTTGGATCATCATATACGAACGTAGTATTTAAGATATTGCTTCCCTCGGGCTTCGGTGGTATTTTCACCGGAATACTTCTCGCCATATCGCGTGTTACGGGAGAAACGGCGCCACTTATGCTCACGGCACTGGGTGCCTCCGTGGTTAACTGGGATGTGCTTGAACCTACCAGTGCAATACCGCTGCTGATATGGGATTTTTATAACGACCCGAACCTTATCGGCCTCATCTGGTCAACATCGCTGTTGTTGTTGATTGTAATATTTCTGTTAAACTGGATAGCCAAAATTGTAGCGAGTAAATGGAAAGTATAA
- the pstC gene encoding phosphate ABC transporter permease subunit PstC: MKDKIFGFFLFLASLIILLLTAGIIYALVGRSMEAFGEYGVWGFIANGEWDPRSATEEYGALSFIMGTLYTAFFALFICIPFSLSVALFNGEYFKGKKISSALSSIVDLLAGIPSILYGLWGFYTVRPVIIEMGVNAQGFGIFLSSIVLAIMIIPYASSLSSEFLSMVPDNLKEGAYSLGATQIEVIRHISLPTAASGIVAAYILALGRALGETMAVTMLIGNTNRIPLGLRDTGNTMASVIANQFGEADGLKLSALIAIGLLLFIITAVINLIAKIVMKKLSQL, from the coding sequence ATGAAGGATAAAATATTCGGTTTTTTTCTCTTCCTGGCATCATTGATTATCCTGTTGCTTACAGCAGGAATTATATATGCGTTGGTGGGTAGATCAATGGAAGCATTCGGAGAGTATGGCGTATGGGGGTTTATTGCCAATGGTGAGTGGGATCCCCGTTCTGCCACCGAAGAGTACGGAGCACTTTCGTTTATTATGGGCACACTTTATACGGCGTTTTTTGCCTTGTTTATCTGTATTCCTTTCTCACTGTCTGTGGCATTATTCAACGGGGAGTATTTCAAAGGGAAGAAAATATCTTCTGCCCTTAGTTCCATTGTAGATCTGCTGGCGGGTATTCCTTCCATCCTTTACGGATTGTGGGGCTTTTATACCGTACGCCCGGTAATTATTGAAATGGGTGTGAATGCGCAGGGATTTGGTATTTTTCTCTCGTCGATAGTACTGGCTATAATGATTATTCCCTACGCGTCATCATTGAGCAGCGAATTTTTATCGATGGTGCCAGACAACCTTAAAGAGGGAGCTTATAGCCTGGGTGCCACACAGATAGAAGTGATAAGGCATATCAGCCTTCCAACCGCTGCATCGGGCATTGTAGCTGCCTACATCCTTGCTCTGGGCCGGGCTCTAGGCGAAACGATGGCTGTTACCATGCTTATAGGGAACACCAACAGAATTCCGCTTGGTTTGCGTGATACGGGCAATACAATGGCCAGCGTAATAGCCAATCAGTTTGGAGAGGCCGATGGGTTAAAATTAAGTGCGTTGATTGCCATCGGACTGTTATTGTTTATCATTACAGCAGTCATTAATTTGATTGCCAAGATAGTAATGAAAAAATTGTCACAACTATGA
- the pstS gene encoding phosphate ABC transporter substrate-binding protein PstS has product MRRLFLFLSLSVLLFSCNNASTNSGGTSSGGTISGAGATFPYPFYNIVFRDYMRLHEGITVNYGAIGSGGGIRSLRDRSVDFGASDAFLNNKEIASMNGEVIHVATCMGGVVMAYTLKGIDSLRLTGSLIADIYMGKIKKWNDPKLVRENPGVQLPDLDITPVYRSDGSGTTYNFSEYLSVVSPGWKSVMGKGKALKWEAGIAAKGNPGVAGIVLKTEGAIGYIGSEYALTLELPVAKLKNRAGNYVDATLETISAAANVELPVDMRATVTDSGDPNAYPISLFTWILIFRDQQYNNRTKSEARMLVDLLNYIISPGGQKVAAQINYAPLPEQAVEKTRRLIGEINYGGEIISPYKQLNSKSDSVAQSPENGQSAQSAPQSVKDLQNGQSLQNSKNVLNVTSKIIPAEQ; this is encoded by the coding sequence ATGCGAAGATTATTTCTGTTTTTATCACTGTCCGTTTTATTATTCTCATGTAATAACGCTTCCACTAATTCTGGCGGGACGAGTTCCGGTGGTACCATTTCGGGTGCAGGAGCAACCTTTCCCTATCCTTTCTATAACATTGTTTTTCGCGACTATATGAGATTGCACGAAGGAATAACCGTGAATTATGGTGCAATAGGCAGCGGAGGAGGAATTCGCAGCCTGCGGGACCGTTCGGTAGATTTTGGAGCGAGCGATGCCTTTCTTAACAACAAGGAGATAGCCTCTATGAATGGTGAGGTTATACACGTGGCAACCTGCATGGGGGGAGTGGTTATGGCATATACGCTTAAAGGCATTGACAGCCTCCGGTTGACAGGTTCCCTTATTGCTGATATCTATATGGGAAAGATAAAAAAATGGAACGACCCAAAGCTGGTGAGGGAAAATCCCGGTGTGCAGTTGCCCGATTTGGATATTACGCCTGTTTACCGGTCTGACGGCAGTGGCACAACTTATAATTTCTCAGAATATTTGTCGGTTGTGAGTCCCGGATGGAAGTCGGTTATGGGAAAAGGGAAAGCGCTTAAATGGGAAGCAGGTATCGCAGCCAAAGGTAATCCCGGGGTGGCCGGTATTGTTCTTAAAACGGAAGGAGCAATTGGATATATAGGGTCGGAATATGCTCTTACGCTAGAGTTGCCTGTTGCCAAGCTGAAAAATAGAGCCGGAAACTATGTGGATGCAACGCTCGAAACCATCTCGGCTGCGGCCAATGTGGAACTTCCCGTCGATATGCGTGCCACCGTCACCGATTCTGGCGATCCCAATGCATATCCTATCAGCCTTTTTACTTGGATTCTTATCTTCAGGGACCAGCAATATAATAACCGTACAAAAAGTGAAGCCCGGATGCTGGTCGATCTACTCAATTATATAATTAGCCCCGGGGGACAGAAGGTAGCCGCGCAGATCAATTATGCTCCGCTCCCTGAGCAGGCTGTGGAGAAAACAAGGAGGCTGATAGGTGAGATAAATTACGGGGGTGAAATTATTTCGCCTTACAAGCAATTAAATTCAAAGTCTGATAGTGTTGCGCAAAGCCCAGAAAACGGTCAAAGCGCCCAAAGCGCCCCACAAAGCGTTAAAGACTTACAAAATGGTCAAAGCTTACAAAATTCCAAAAACGTGCTAAACGTGACTTCAAAAATTATTCCTGCAGAACAATAA
- the queC gene encoding 7-cyano-7-deazaguanine synthase QueC: MKDYKDQDALVLFSGGQDSTTCLYWAKQHFKNVYTLCFSYGQRHSREVENARRIAAMANTPFQLLDASVISFLAPNSLTDLSMHMDEEKPAGSYPNTFVPGRNLLFLTFGATIAYAHGIRHLITGVSEADYSGYPDCRDTFIRSANTTLNLAMDKQFVVHTPLMWRNKKEVWQLADELGVFDIVRNETLTCYNGILAEGCGHCPACLLRNKGLEEYLKEKAL, encoded by the coding sequence ATGAAAGATTATAAAGATCAGGATGCGCTGGTACTTTTTTCTGGCGGTCAGGATTCCACCACCTGCCTCTATTGGGCAAAGCAGCATTTCAAAAATGTTTACACACTCTGCTTCAGCTACGGCCAGCGTCATTCGCGGGAAGTGGAGAACGCACGGCGCATTGCTGCCATGGCAAATACCCCTTTTCAGCTTCTGGATGCTTCGGTAATCTCATTTCTGGCACCTAACTCACTTACAGACCTCTCCATGCATATGGATGAGGAGAAACCTGCCGGATCATACCCCAACACCTTTGTACCCGGCAGGAACCTTCTTTTTCTCACCTTCGGGGCGACTATCGCCTATGCACACGGGATACGTCATCTTATAACCGGTGTGTCTGAAGCCGACTACAGCGGTTATCCGGACTGCAGAGATACGTTTATCCGCTCAGCAAACACCACTCTCAACCTGGCCATGGACAAGCAGTTCGTGGTTCATACTCCACTCATGTGGCGTAACAAAAAAGAGGTATGGCAGCTAGCCGATGAACTGGGGGTTTTCGATATAGTGAGGAATGAGACTCTTACCTGCTACAACGGCATTCTTGCCGAAGGGTGCGGACACTGCCCGGCTTGTCTGCTCCGCAACAAGGGGCTGGAGGAGTATCTGAAGGAAAAAGCTCTTTAA
- the queF gene encoding preQ(1) synthase: MQNKGLTHLGSKTEYKQDYAPKVLEAFENKHQGNDYWVSFDCPEFTSLCPITGQPDFATIRIDYIPGVKMVESKSLKLYLFSFRNHGAFHEDCVNIIMKDLIQLMDPKYIEVTGIFTPRGGISIYPYSNYGRKGTKYEKLAEERLFNHSFPIK, from the coding sequence ATGCAAAACAAAGGACTCACCCACCTGGGCAGTAAAACAGAGTACAAACAGGATTATGCACCAAAGGTGCTGGAAGCATTCGAGAACAAACATCAGGGTAACGACTACTGGGTATCGTTCGACTGCCCTGAATTCACCAGCCTATGTCCCATAACGGGCCAGCCCGACTTTGCAACAATACGGATCGACTATATCCCCGGCGTGAAGATGGTAGAGAGCAAAAGTCTTAAACTCTATCTGTTTAGCTTCCGGAATCACGGCGCCTTCCATGAGGATTGTGTAAACATAATAATGAAAGATCTGATACAGCTTATGGATCCCAAATATATTGAGGTGACCGGTATCTTCACCCCACGCGGTGGTATCAGTATCTACCCCTACTCCAACTACGGACGGAAGGGGACCAAGTATGAGAAACTGGCCGAAGAGAGGCTTTTCAACCACTCATTCCCCATAAAATAA
- a CDS encoding glycoside hydrolase family 16 protein has protein sequence MNKSNTILVAALVFVTGLISCSEQKGNEDEKFRKGWALAWEDDFNGKLNEDEWSKSPRGKTHMSLYMSSNDALYVMQEGNLVLRGVANNADTEAIPFLTGGITREGVKKGSVSRIEVKARMNPVEGATPFVTLLPADGTKNIAIDVMERYSLDEFVYQSVTSEYTTTEGMPDNPPSSALVGVNPNEYHIYGVEKYPDSLVFFVDNIRTKKYPRILTHIPGQFPFDDMEFNIFIGIRLNKETDPAALPADMFIDWVRYYEPESAVAK, from the coding sequence ATGAACAAATCAAACACAATCCTGGTAGCGGCTCTTGTATTTGTGACGGGACTGATATCCTGCTCTGAACAGAAAGGTAATGAAGATGAGAAGTTCAGAAAGGGGTGGGCACTTGCCTGGGAAGATGATTTTAACGGTAAGCTGAATGAAGACGAATGGTCAAAATCGCCCAGGGGAAAGACACATATGAGCTTGTATATGAGTAGCAACGATGCTCTCTATGTCATGCAGGAAGGGAACCTTGTGCTGCGCGGAGTGGCTAATAACGCAGATACAGAAGCAATTCCGTTTCTCACCGGGGGGATCACCCGGGAAGGTGTTAAGAAGGGCAGTGTGAGCAGAATAGAGGTAAAAGCCCGCATGAATCCCGTTGAAGGAGCAACACCCTTTGTCACTTTACTGCCTGCCGATGGAACGAAGAATATTGCAATTGATGTTATGGAGCGGTATAGCCTTGATGAGTTCGTCTATCAGTCGGTAACATCTGAATACACCACCACAGAAGGAATGCCTGATAATCCCCCCTCCAGTGCATTGGTAGGTGTAAACCCCAATGAATATCATATTTACGGAGTGGAAAAATATCCCGACAGCCTGGTTTTTTTCGTGGATAATATCCGTACAAAAAAGTATCCTCGTATCCTCACCCATATTCCAGGGCAGTTCCCGTTTGATGACATGGAGTTTAATATCTTTATCGGTATTAGACTAAACAAGGAGACCGATCCCGCGGCCCTACCCGCAGATATGTTTATAGACTGGGTACGTTATTACGAACCAGAATCAGCTGTCGCCAAATAG
- a CDS encoding glycoside hydrolase family 16 protein: protein MACTGQQTSDKAAEWKLIWEENFDGESIDYGVWSKIPRGKSDWNNYMSDYDSLYSVAGGNLILRGIVNNVLPNDTAPFITGGVFTKGKKTFGSGRLEIKARLNGATGAWPAFWMLPANTKWPNGGEIDIMERLSHEDFVYQTVHTNYTFNLKIKDPVNSGTAPIDPEGYNLYAVEKHADSLVFFVNDRRTFSYPRIETDKDGQFPFNDQEFYLLLDMQLGGNWVGEVDPNGLPVEMYIDWVRFYGIKE from the coding sequence ATGGCATGTACCGGACAACAGACTTCGGATAAAGCAGCTGAATGGAAGCTTATATGGGAGGAAAATTTCGACGGTGAAAGTATAGATTATGGAGTATGGTCCAAGATTCCCCGTGGAAAAAGCGACTGGAATAACTATATGAGCGATTATGATTCCCTGTATAGTGTGGCCGGTGGCAACCTTATTCTCAGAGGTATAGTTAACAATGTGCTTCCCAACGATACAGCCCCTTTTATAACCGGTGGCGTTTTCACGAAAGGCAAAAAAACGTTTGGCTCCGGACGGTTAGAGATAAAAGCCAGGCTTAATGGTGCCACAGGGGCATGGCCTGCATTCTGGATGCTGCCGGCAAATACAAAATGGCCCAATGGCGGTGAGATAGATATTATGGAACGACTGAGCCACGAAGATTTTGTTTATCAGACAGTTCACACAAATTATACATTCAACCTTAAGATTAAGGATCCCGTTAACAGCGGTACAGCACCAATAGATCCAGAAGGGTATAATTTATATGCCGTTGAAAAACATGCCGACAGCCTTGTCTTCTTCGTGAACGACAGGCGCACATTCTCATATCCACGTATCGAGACCGATAAAGATGGGCAGTTCCCGTTCAACGATCAGGAATTCTATCTGCTGCTGGATATGCAGCTTGGCGGTAATTGGGTAGGAGAGGTTGACCCCAACGGTTTGCCTGTGGAGATGTATATAGACTGGGTACGGTTCTACGGGATAAAGGAATGA